One window from the genome of Lasioglossum baleicum chromosome 9, iyLasBale1, whole genome shotgun sequence encodes:
- the Gatb gene encoding glutamyl-tRNA(Gln) amidotransferase subunit B, mitochondrial isoform X1, with the protein MLLCRKSRIFMKKYHRKIFKRFNSTNLSEWKPTIGLEIHAQMATTSKLFSGAATNFNGPINSCVSLFDCAIPGTMPVLNKKCVQTGVLTALALSCELKNVSMFERKHYFYSDLPAGFQITQHKKPLAMNGKINFFVFNPSVHKKPYLKSSTIKQIQLEQDSGRSYYHEELGKSLIDLNRAGLPLMELVFEPDLTDGEEAAALVKELSLILQLLGTCSCKMEEGALRVDANVSVSKENAPLGIRTEIKNIGSVRAVCNAIEYEIKRQISILNGGGRVVNETRAWDALKRKTIVMREKEDDHDYRFMPEPNLPLLRLHVDENTENKYNLVNVPATKKQLPELPEEIRNRLLDSHLTPHMILVIMNNIEVLDLFRTLNKKDNNRNPQLIAQVIMTKLLGFIEHENLDYKFLINNVDYIGEIIDLLQNKQINYNISEKILQMLLQKPEKTPKQIVEENNWFLISDPKELEKLCLDIMEKNPNLVAKYKRGKTKIFRKFLHEAVKSTNDCVDTAQIAQTFTRLLS; encoded by the exons ATGTTGCTATGTAGAAAGAGCcgtatttttatgaaaaaatatCATAGAAAGATATTCAAAAGATTTAATTCAACAAATCT ATCAGAATGGAAACCTACGATAGGTTTAGAAATTCACGCACAAATGGCAACAACTTCAAAATTATTCTCTGGAGCTGCAACAAACTTCAACGGTCCAATTAATTCCTGCGTGTCACTGTTCGATTGCGCAATACCAGGAACAATGCCA GTATTAAATAAGAAATGCGTACAAACCGGAGTGTTAACTGCTTTGGCGTTGTCTTGCGAATTAAAGAACGTATCGATGTTCGAGaggaaacattatttttattctGATTTACCC GCAGGATTCCAAATTACGCAACACAAAAAGCCCTTAGCCATGAAtgggaaaatcaattttttcgtgtTCAATCCGTCAGTACATAAAAAACCATATTTAAAGTCATCCACGATTAAGCAAATACAATTGGAGCAAGACAGCGGAAGAAGTTACTACCATGAAGAGCTTGGAAA GAGTTTGATTGATCTTAATCGTGCCGGATTACCTCTGATGGAATTGGTCTTCGAACCAGATCTCACAGACGGAGAGGAGGCAGCAGCGCTTGTAAAGGAGTTGTCATTGATTTTGCAATTATTAGGCACATGTTCATGTAAAATGGAag AGGGTGCATTAAGAGTGGACGCAAATGTTTCTGTCAGCAAAGAAAATGCACCTTTAGGCATTCGTACAGAAATCAAAAATATTGGAAGCGTGCGTGCCGTCTGTAACGCTatcgaatatgaaataaaaaggcAAATATCAATTCTAAACGGCGGAGGTCGAGTTGTTAATGAGACTCGAGCATGGGATGCACTTAAAAGAAAGACAATCGTGATgcgtgaaaaagaagatgatcaT gaCTACCGTTTTATGCCTGAGCCAAATTTACCTCTTCTACGACTACACGTCGATGAAAACACGGAAAACAAGTATAACTTGGTTAACGTGCCGGCAACGAAAAAGCAATTGCCCGAATTGCCAGAGGAAATAAGAAACAGATTGCTGGATTCTCATCTTACACCCCATATGATTTTAGTAATAATG AATAATATTGAAGTATTAGACCTATTTCGTACTTTAAATAAAAAAGACAATAATCGTAATCCTCAATTAATAGCACAAGTCATAATGACTAAACTCTTAGGTTTTATCGAGCACGAAAATTTggattacaaattttt AATTAATAATGTCGATTATATTGGAGAGATAATTGACTTGTtacaaaataaacaaataaactaCAACATATCGGAAAAAATATTGcaaatgttgcttcaaaaaCCAGAAAAAACACCGAAACAG ATTGTGGAAGAGAATAATTGGTTCCTAATATCAGATCCGAAGGAATTGGAGAAATTGTGTTTAGATATAATGGAGAAAAATCCAAATCTGGTTGCAAAGTATAAGCGTGggaaaacgaaaatatttagGAAATTTTTACACGAAGCGGTAAAGTCTACCAACGACTGTGTAGACACAGCTCAAATTGCGCAAACTTTTACGAGGTTGTTAAGTTAA
- the Gatb gene encoding glutamyl-tRNA(Gln) amidotransferase subunit B, mitochondrial isoform X2, whose product MFERKHYFYSDLPAGFQITQHKKPLAMNGKINFFVFNPSVHKKPYLKSSTIKQIQLEQDSGRSYYHEELGKSLIDLNRAGLPLMELVFEPDLTDGEEAAALVKELSLILQLLGTCSCKMEEGALRVDANVSVSKENAPLGIRTEIKNIGSVRAVCNAIEYEIKRQISILNGGGRVVNETRAWDALKRKTIVMREKEDDHDYRFMPEPNLPLLRLHVDENTENKYNLVNVPATKKQLPELPEEIRNRLLDSHLTPHMILVIMNNIEVLDLFRTLNKKDNNRNPQLIAQVIMTKLLGFIEHENLDYKFLINNVDYIGEIIDLLQNKQINYNISEKILQMLLQKPEKTPKQIVEENNWFLISDPKELEKLCLDIMEKNPNLVAKYKRGKTKIFRKFLHEAVKSTNDCVDTAQIAQTFTRLLS is encoded by the exons ATGTTCGAGaggaaacattatttttattctGATTTACCC GCAGGATTCCAAATTACGCAACACAAAAAGCCCTTAGCCATGAAtgggaaaatcaattttttcgtgtTCAATCCGTCAGTACATAAAAAACCATATTTAAAGTCATCCACGATTAAGCAAATACAATTGGAGCAAGACAGCGGAAGAAGTTACTACCATGAAGAGCTTGGAAA GAGTTTGATTGATCTTAATCGTGCCGGATTACCTCTGATGGAATTGGTCTTCGAACCAGATCTCACAGACGGAGAGGAGGCAGCAGCGCTTGTAAAGGAGTTGTCATTGATTTTGCAATTATTAGGCACATGTTCATGTAAAATGGAag AGGGTGCATTAAGAGTGGACGCAAATGTTTCTGTCAGCAAAGAAAATGCACCTTTAGGCATTCGTACAGAAATCAAAAATATTGGAAGCGTGCGTGCCGTCTGTAACGCTatcgaatatgaaataaaaaggcAAATATCAATTCTAAACGGCGGAGGTCGAGTTGTTAATGAGACTCGAGCATGGGATGCACTTAAAAGAAAGACAATCGTGATgcgtgaaaaagaagatgatcaT gaCTACCGTTTTATGCCTGAGCCAAATTTACCTCTTCTACGACTACACGTCGATGAAAACACGGAAAACAAGTATAACTTGGTTAACGTGCCGGCAACGAAAAAGCAATTGCCCGAATTGCCAGAGGAAATAAGAAACAGATTGCTGGATTCTCATCTTACACCCCATATGATTTTAGTAATAATG AATAATATTGAAGTATTAGACCTATTTCGTACTTTAAATAAAAAAGACAATAATCGTAATCCTCAATTAATAGCACAAGTCATAATGACTAAACTCTTAGGTTTTATCGAGCACGAAAATTTggattacaaattttt AATTAATAATGTCGATTATATTGGAGAGATAATTGACTTGTtacaaaataaacaaataaactaCAACATATCGGAAAAAATATTGcaaatgttgcttcaaaaaCCAGAAAAAACACCGAAACAG ATTGTGGAAGAGAATAATTGGTTCCTAATATCAGATCCGAAGGAATTGGAGAAATTGTGTTTAGATATAATGGAGAAAAATCCAAATCTGGTTGCAAAGTATAAGCGTGggaaaacgaaaatatttagGAAATTTTTACACGAAGCGGTAAAGTCTACCAACGACTGTGTAGACACAGCTCAAATTGCGCAAACTTTTACGAGGTTGTTAAGTTAA
- the Dpm3 gene encoding dolichyl-phosphate mannosyltransferase subunit 3 isoform X1 produces MFFRMTKLMEWLLFATIFFGVWFSAITGNINLSVIREWHQVVIFLPLIALSLFGSYAVITVLHRVFTFNNCENAAVELQHQIEEAKEDLRSKGVNLKGKIS; encoded by the exons ATGTTCTTCAGG ATGACGAAGCTAATGGAATGGCTCTTATTCGCAACCATATTTTTTGGCGTGTGGTTCTCTGCGATTACaggaaatattaatttatcgGTTATTCGAGAATGGCATCaagttgtaatttttttaccacTAATTGCCTTATCCTTATTCGGATCGTACGCGGTCATCACCGTCTTACACAgagtttttacatttaataattgCGAAAACGCGGCTGTTGAATTGCAACAT CAAATCGAAGAAGCCAAGGAAGATCTCCGGAGCAAAGGTGTAAACTTAAAAGGCaaaatttcttaa
- the Dpm3 gene encoding dolichyl-phosphate mannosyltransferase subunit 3 isoform X2, whose amino-acid sequence MTKLMEWLLFATIFFGVWFSAITGNINLSVIREWHQVVIFLPLIALSLFGSYAVITVLHRVFTFNNCENAAVELQHQIEEAKEDLRSKGVNLKGKIS is encoded by the exons ATGACGAAGCTAATGGAATGGCTCTTATTCGCAACCATATTTTTTGGCGTGTGGTTCTCTGCGATTACaggaaatattaatttatcgGTTATTCGAGAATGGCATCaagttgtaatttttttaccacTAATTGCCTTATCCTTATTCGGATCGTACGCGGTCATCACCGTCTTACACAgagtttttacatttaataattgCGAAAACGCGGCTGTTGAATTGCAACAT CAAATCGAAGAAGCCAAGGAAGATCTCCGGAGCAAAGGTGTAAACTTAAAAGGCaaaatttcttaa
- the Rad23 gene encoding UV excision repair protein Rad23: protein MIITLKNLQQQTFTVEIDPSQTVKDLKQKIETQKGFPAEHQKLIYAGKILADDHPLTEYNIDEKKFIVVMVTKLKAGSNPTTAEEEHTESDNKEESSTTSSTAPPRSINPTTQTTPQPASNVQEETETSTTTENVGGQAESALLMGEDYNTMVNNIMDMGYERDQVEQALRASFNNPDRAVEYLLTGIPAQLFEDPPEDPPELQEALQDHAHHPLAFLRMQPQFQQMRQVIQQNPQLLNAVLQQIGQTNPALLQLISQNQEAFVRMLNEPVETTGGTSARTTPVSASSVTSATAPGALTGGPGAGLGAAIGAGAGTGVGTGAGAGTGAGAGAGAGAGYGIIQVTPQDKEAIERLKALGFPEHLVVQAYFACEKNENLAANFLLSQSVDD from the exons ATGATTATAACTCTGAAAAATTTGCAACAACAGACGTTTACAGTGGAAATTGATCCATCGCAAACG GTAAAGGATCTGAAACAAAAGATCGAAACCCAGAAAGGTTTCCCAGCTGAACATCAGAAATTAATATATGCTG GAAAAATATTAGCGGATGATCATCCGCTAACGGAATACAATATAGatgagaaaaaattcatagttGTAATGGTAACGAAGCTTAAAGCTGGTAGCAATCCTACAACTGCTGAAGAAGAACACACAGAAAGCGACAATAAAGAAGAAAGTAGTACAACCAG CTCAACAGCGCCACCACGTAGTATAAATCCGACTACTCAGACCACGCCACAGCCTGCCAGTAATGTACAGGAAGAAACTGAAACAAGTACTACCACCGAGAATGTTGGAGGTCAAGCCGAAAGTGCCTTGTTAATGGGTGAAGATTATAACACTATGGTAAACAACATCATGGACATGGG ATACGAACGTGATCAAGTGGAACAGGCATTAAGAGCCAGCTTCAATAATCCTGATAGAGCTGTGGAATACCTTTTAACGGGTATACCAGCTCAGCTGTTCGAAGACCCACCAGAAGATCCACCAGAACTACAAGAAGCGCTTCAAGATCATGCCCATCATCCCCTAGCATTTCTGAGAATGCAGCCTCAATTTCAGCAGATGCGTCAAGTCATCCAACAGAATCCTCAACTCTTGAATGCTGTGCTTCAACAAATTGGTCAAACTAATCCTGCACTGTTACAACTTATTTCACAAAATCAAGAAGCATTCGTGCGCATGCTTAACGAACCTG TAGAAACAACAGGTGGCACAAGTGCAAGAACCACACCGGTCTCTGCATCGTCTGTTACATCAGCTACTGCTCCTGGTGCTTTAACCGGAGGACCTGGCGCAGGATTAGGAGCCGCAATTGGAGCCGGGGCTGGAACCGGAGTGGGGACAGGTGCCGGCGCCGGAACAGGAGCAGGTGCCGGTGCCGGCGCCGGCGCCGGCTATGGTATAATTCAGGTAACACCACAAGATAAGGAAGCTATCGAGAGGTTGAAAGCGTTAGGCTTTCCTGAACATTTAGTCGTACAAGCTTACTTTGCATGTGAAAAAAATGAGAATCTTGCTGCTAACTTTTTGCTATCGCAAAGTGTCGATGACTGA